Proteins encoded together in one Rossellomorea sp. y25 window:
- the rpe gene encoding ribulose-phosphate 3-epimerase, with product MKIAPSILSANFAELGNEIKDVEKGGADYIHVDVMDGHFVPNITLGPMIVKAIRPLTTLPLDVHLMIENPSQYIEAFADAGADYITVHVEADPHLHRTIQMIKSKGVKAGVVLNPATPAEMIKPILQDVDMVLLMTVNPGFGGQSFIPSVVPKIKQIREWAHEINPTLEIEVDGGINPETAAICAEAGADVFVAGSAIYNRSDRGAAIEELKKSLT from the coding sequence ATGAAAATCGCACCTTCCATTCTGTCTGCAAATTTTGCAGAGTTAGGGAACGAAATTAAAGATGTGGAAAAAGGGGGAGCCGACTATATCCATGTGGATGTGATGGATGGTCACTTCGTCCCGAATATCACGCTGGGGCCAATGATCGTGAAAGCGATACGTCCATTAACGACGTTACCACTGGACGTACATCTTATGATTGAAAATCCAAGTCAATATATCGAAGCTTTTGCTGATGCTGGAGCTGACTATATTACCGTCCATGTAGAAGCTGATCCCCATTTGCATAGAACGATTCAGATGATCAAAAGCAAAGGTGTAAAAGCGGGAGTCGTCCTAAATCCTGCAACACCGGCAGAAATGATCAAGCCAATTTTGCAAGATGTCGATATGGTCCTGCTTATGACAGTGAACCCTGGATTTGGTGGGCAATCATTCATCCCATCGGTCGTACCAAAAATCAAACAGATTCGTGAATGGGCACATGAAATCAATCCTACACTTGAAATCGAGGTGGACGGTGGCATTAACCCTGAAACAGCAGCTATTTGTGCTGAAGCAGGAGCAGATGTGTTTGTTGCAGGTTCTGCCATCTACAACCGCAGCGACCGAGGGGCAGCAATCGAAGAATTAAAGAAATCTCTCACATAA
- a CDS encoding thiamine diphosphokinase gives MEINIVAGGPERYIPELNAYSDGEANWIGVDRGVYTLLEQNIEPNVAFGDFDSVNEKEWELIQEKVKEVNRFKPEKDETDLELALNWAIDQNPDKINIFGATGGRLDHFMGNLQLLMTPRLLNTDIEVEIIDVQNRLYIAKPGEHSVEKSPELQYISFVPVTESVEGITLTGFKYPLENRNISRGSTLCISNELIQSSGTFSFSNGILMVIRSSD, from the coding sequence ATGGAAATCAATATCGTTGCCGGCGGACCAGAAAGATACATCCCTGAATTGAACGCATATTCGGATGGTGAGGCAAACTGGATTGGTGTGGACCGTGGGGTATACACGTTACTTGAACAAAATATTGAACCGAATGTCGCTTTTGGAGATTTTGATTCAGTGAACGAGAAAGAGTGGGAGCTGATCCAAGAAAAAGTTAAGGAAGTCAATCGTTTTAAGCCTGAAAAGGACGAGACGGATCTGGAGCTTGCGCTGAACTGGGCGATTGATCAGAATCCTGACAAAATCAACATTTTTGGTGCGACCGGTGGACGGCTTGATCATTTCATGGGCAACCTGCAATTATTAATGACTCCGAGACTATTAAATACGGATATTGAAGTGGAAATCATAGATGTGCAAAATCGTTTATACATAGCCAAACCTGGAGAGCATTCCGTTGAAAAAAGCCCGGAATTACAGTATATTTCCTTCGTTCCGGTAACCGAAAGTGTCGAAGGGATCACCCTCACCGGCTTTAAATATCCATTAGAAAATCGGAATATTTCCAGAGGATCCACACTATGTATTAGTAATGAACTTATACAATCATCTGGTACTTTTTCCTTTTCAAATGGCATATTAATGGTGATAAGAAGCAGTGATTAA
- the spoVM gene encoding stage V sporulation protein SpoVM, producing MRFYTIKLPKFLGGLVRAMLGTFKKE from the coding sequence ATGCGCTTTTATACAATTAAATTACCAAAATTCTTGGGTGGACTTGTGAGGGCGATGTTAGGAACGTTTAAAAAAGAATAA
- the rpmB gene encoding 50S ribosomal protein L28, with the protein MAKQCVVTGRKASSGNARSHAMNANKRTWGANLQKVRILVDGKPKKVWVSARALKSGKVERV; encoded by the coding sequence ATGGCAAAACAATGCGTAGTAACAGGCCGTAAAGCTAGCTCAGGTAACGCTCGCTCTCACGCAATGAATGCGAACAAGCGTACTTGGGGTGCAAACCTGCAAAAAGTTCGAATTCTTGTAGACGGAAAGCCTAAGAAAGTATGGGTTTCTGCAAGAGCGTTGAAATCTGGTAAAGTTGAACGCGTATAA
- a CDS encoding Asp23/Gls24 family envelope stress response protein: MSIELKTQYGQIDITNDVIAMIAGGAAVDCYGIVGMASKNQIKDGFTDILRKENFTRGVIVRQDEEEVHIDMYIIVSYGTKISEIAHNVQSKVKYTLDKTVGLAVDSVNIFVQGVRVTNP, translated from the coding sequence ATGTCCATCGAATTAAAAACGCAGTACGGACAAATTGATATTACGAATGATGTCATTGCAATGATTGCTGGAGGTGCAGCGGTGGATTGCTACGGAATTGTTGGAATGGCTTCAAAGAACCAAATTAAAGACGGTTTCACAGATATCTTACGTAAAGAAAATTTCACTCGCGGAGTGATCGTTCGTCAAGATGAAGAGGAAGTACATATTGATATGTATATTATTGTGAGTTATGGTACAAAAATTTCTGAGATTGCTCATAACGTACAATCCAAGGTTAAATATACTCTTGATAAGACCGTCGGCTTGGCGGTAGATTCAGTAAATATTTTTGTGCAGGGGGTTCGTGTCACGAACCCGTAG
- a CDS encoding DAK2 domain-containing protein → MSITSLEGKRFAEMVIQGATQLSANAQLVDALNVFPVPDGDTGTNMNLSMTSGAKEVQKHIQGHIGNVAAALSKGLLMGARGNSGVILSQLFRGFGKAIEGKESLSSVEFANALQTGVETAYKAVMKPVEGTILTVAKDAARKGVSAAETESDFVKVMQAIVDEAQASLNRTPDLLPVLKEVGVVDSGGQGLLFVYEGFLAELKGEKVSNQASLPSMNDLVSAEHHKTAQDFMSTEDIEFGYCTEFMVRFEQDKQSFVEENFRQDLSEFGDSLLVISDDELAKVHIHSEQPGDVLTYGHKYGSLINIKIENMRQQHSSIVGETKPVNAKVPAAAKEVDFAIVTVAMGEGIAELFKSIGATSVIEGGQTMNPSTEDIVKAVEEVNAKKVIIMPNNKNIIMAADQAAEVLEMEVAVVPTKTVPQGMAALLAFNPSASVEDNKQLMTEASKQVKTGQITFAVRDTNIDGVAIAKDDFMGIAEGKIVISDHDRQKTAQSLLEKMLDEDSEILTILYGEDVTEEDVDSLKEYVEEHYEDVEVEVHNGKQPLYSYIFSVE, encoded by the coding sequence GTGTCGATTACATCTTTGGAAGGAAAACGTTTTGCTGAAATGGTGATACAAGGTGCCACCCAATTATCTGCGAATGCGCAGTTAGTTGACGCATTAAACGTTTTTCCTGTTCCTGATGGTGATACTGGAACAAATATGAATTTATCCATGACTTCTGGTGCGAAAGAAGTCCAAAAACATATTCAAGGTCATATTGGAAATGTGGCTGCTGCTCTTTCTAAAGGGTTATTGATGGGAGCAAGAGGTAACTCAGGTGTTATCTTATCCCAATTGTTCAGAGGCTTTGGTAAAGCAATTGAAGGGAAAGAATCCTTATCGAGTGTGGAATTTGCCAATGCACTTCAAACAGGTGTGGAAACGGCTTATAAAGCGGTCATGAAACCTGTTGAAGGAACGATTTTAACGGTTGCCAAAGATGCTGCCAGAAAAGGTGTTTCTGCAGCTGAAACAGAAAGTGATTTCGTAAAGGTTATGCAGGCAATCGTCGATGAGGCACAGGCTTCATTAAATCGTACACCTGATTTACTTCCTGTTCTAAAGGAAGTAGGAGTAGTCGATAGTGGTGGTCAAGGACTATTATTCGTATATGAAGGCTTTTTAGCCGAGCTAAAGGGTGAAAAGGTTTCAAATCAAGCTTCGTTACCTTCCATGAATGATCTTGTAAGTGCTGAGCATCACAAAACAGCTCAGGATTTCATGAGTACAGAAGATATTGAGTTTGGTTATTGTACTGAATTCATGGTCAGATTTGAACAAGACAAACAATCCTTTGTGGAAGAAAACTTCCGTCAGGATTTAAGTGAATTCGGTGATTCACTGCTTGTCATTAGTGACGATGAATTAGCTAAAGTACATATCCATTCTGAACAACCTGGGGATGTATTGACGTATGGTCATAAATACGGAAGTCTCATTAATATCAAGATTGAAAACATGAGACAGCAGCACAGCAGCATTGTTGGTGAAACAAAGCCTGTGAACGCTAAAGTTCCTGCTGCAGCAAAAGAAGTTGACTTTGCCATTGTGACTGTAGCGATGGGAGAAGGGATCGCCGAGCTGTTCAAGAGCATCGGGGCTACCTCTGTGATAGAAGGTGGTCAAACGATGAATCCAAGTACGGAGGATATCGTGAAGGCTGTTGAAGAAGTGAATGCGAAGAAAGTCATTATCATGCCTAATAATAAAAATATTATTATGGCAGCTGATCAGGCGGCTGAAGTTCTGGAAATGGAAGTAGCTGTTGTCCCAACGAAGACAGTACCTCAAGGAATGGCCGCGTTACTTGCTTTTAATCCTTCAGCTTCTGTTGAAGATAACAAGCAGTTAATGACTGAAGCTTCTAAGCAGGTCAAAACCGGTCAAATCACGTTTGCTGTCAGAGATACGAATATTGATGGTGTTGCGATTGCAAAAGATGATTTTATGGGAATCGCAGAAGGGAAGATAGTCATTTCTGATCATGACCGTCAAAAGACAGCGCAAAGCTTATTAGAGAAAATGCTGGATGAAGACTCTGAAATCTTAACCATTCTTTATGGTGAGGATGTAACAGAAGAGGACGTGGATTCATTAAAAGAGTATGTAGAAGAGCATTATGAAGATGTAGAAGTGGAAGTTCATAATGGTAAACAACCACTTTACTCCTATATATTCTCAGTTGAATAA
- the sdaAB gene encoding L-serine ammonia-lyase, iron-sulfur-dependent subunit beta encodes MKYKSVFDIIGPVMIGPSSSHTAGAARIGRVARNLFRREPKWATISFYGSFAKTYKGHGTDVAIVGGILDYDTYDERIIESINVAKQKGIKIKFQEEDAITDHPNTARIRMGDEQGEIELVGISIGGGKVEIIELNGFELKLSGHHPAILVVHDDRFGAIASVSNVIAKHQLNIGHMDVSRKEKGQMALMTIEVDQPIDEAVINELTSLPNITQVTRISD; translated from the coding sequence ATGAAATACAAAAGTGTATTTGATATTATTGGTCCCGTTATGATTGGTCCATCAAGTTCTCATACTGCTGGTGCAGCGAGAATAGGAAGAGTAGCGAGAAACCTGTTTCGTCGGGAACCGAAATGGGCGACGATATCGTTTTACGGATCTTTTGCAAAAACATACAAGGGTCATGGAACAGATGTAGCCATTGTAGGTGGAATCCTTGATTATGATACATATGATGAACGAATTATCGAATCAATCAATGTAGCCAAACAAAAAGGAATAAAGATCAAGTTCCAAGAGGAGGACGCCATTACGGATCATCCGAATACTGCCCGTATCAGGATGGGAGATGAGCAGGGTGAAATCGAATTAGTGGGTATCTCCATTGGGGGCGGGAAAGTTGAAATAATAGAACTTAATGGTTTTGAGCTCAAGCTTTCAGGTCACCATCCTGCCATATTGGTTGTTCATGATGATCGATTTGGAGCCATTGCATCTGTATCCAATGTCATTGCCAAACATCAATTGAATATAGGACATATGGATGTTTCACGCAAAGAGAAAGGTCAAATGGCATTGATGACCATTGAAGTAGATCAGCCGATTGATGAGGCTGTCATCAATGAATTAACGTCTCTGCCCAATATTACTCAGGTTACCCGAATTTCCGATTAA
- the sdaAA gene encoding L-serine ammonia-lyase, iron-sulfur-dependent, subunit alpha, which produces MFRNVAELVELAESQNKKISDIMIEQEIEFTGKTFEEVYSQMEKNLEVMEQAVARGLEGVKSHSGLTGGDAVLLQKYIEKGRSLSGDTILDAVSKAVATNEVNAAMGTICATPTAGSAGVVPGTLFAVKNKLNPTKDEMIRFLFASGAFGFVVANNASISGAAGGCQAEVGSASGMAAAAIVEMAGGTPSQSAEAMAITLKNMLGLVCDPVAGLVEVPCVKRNAMGAANAMVAADMALAGITSRIPCDEVIDAMYKIGQTMPVALRETAQGGLAATPTGRELEAKIFGVSLNKREDS; this is translated from the coding sequence ATGTTTCGAAATGTAGCAGAGTTAGTTGAACTTGCTGAAAGTCAGAACAAGAAAATTTCTGACATTATGATTGAACAAGAAATCGAGTTTACAGGTAAAACATTCGAAGAAGTCTACAGTCAAATGGAGAAAAACCTGGAAGTGATGGAACAGGCAGTAGCCAGAGGTCTGGAAGGTGTGAAATCACATTCAGGCTTAACTGGCGGGGATGCCGTACTTTTACAAAAATATATTGAGAAAGGCCGTTCACTTTCCGGGGACACTATCCTGGATGCAGTTAGTAAAGCGGTAGCAACCAATGAAGTGAATGCTGCAATGGGAACGATTTGTGCGACGCCTACTGCGGGATCTGCAGGAGTTGTTCCGGGAACATTGTTTGCCGTGAAAAATAAGTTGAATCCTACTAAAGATGAAATGATCCGCTTTTTATTCGCGTCTGGGGCGTTCGGTTTTGTTGTAGCGAATAATGCTTCCATCTCAGGTGCAGCCGGCGGATGTCAAGCAGAGGTTGGTTCTGCCAGTGGGATGGCTGCAGCTGCCATCGTTGAAATGGCCGGGGGCACACCCAGCCAGTCAGCCGAGGCCATGGCCATTACCTTAAAGAATATGTTAGGTCTTGTGTGTGACCCTGTTGCAGGCCTCGTTGAAGTACCTTGTGTGAAAAGGAATGCAATGGGGGCGGCAAATGCAATGGTTGCAGCGGATATGGCACTTGCGGGCATAACGAGTCGGATTCCATGTGATGAAGTGATTGACGCTATGTACAAAATCGGTCAAACAATGCCAGTGGCACTAAGAGAGACAGCTCAAGGTGGCTTGGCTGCCACCCCTACAGGTAGAGAGCTGGAAGCGAAAATCTTTGGGGTTTCCCTGAATAAACGTGAAGACTCATAA
- the recG gene encoding ATP-dependent DNA helicase RecG → MKTHKEGLTIQNIKGIGEETAVELNAMGIYSVLDLLEYLPYRYEDYRLRDLEDVAHDERVTVEGKVHSEPALMYYGRKKSRLTLRILVGRNLVQAVFFNQPYLKKKINLHDTVTVTGKWDKNRQIITVQHFQSGPHGKQGDFEPVYSLKGSIKNNTLRKFIKKGFQDYSHLVTENLPHQLMEKYKLSSRKDALFHLHFPDSTEDMKQARRRFVYEEFLLFQLKMQALRKFEREHSSGLQQNYDLSKIKEFIDSLPFPLTDAQKRVVNEISADMKSPYRMNRLLQGDVGSGKTVVSAIALYSSVTAGFQGALMVPTEILAEQHANSLSELLEPVGLSVALLTSSVKGKRRRLLLEKLKEGEIDILIGTHALIQEDVQFKSLGLVVTDEQHRFGVNQRRVLREKGESPDVLFMTATPIPRTLAITVFGEMDVSIIDQMPAGRKTIETYWAKADMLARVLSFMDKELDQGRQAYVICPLIEESDKLDVQNAIDVYNQLLHYFEGRYNVGLMHGRLHPDEKDEVMREFSANHLQVLVSTTVVEVGVNVPNATFMLIYDAERFGLSQLHQLRGRVGRGEHQSYCILLAEPKTEVGKERMKIMTETNDGFVLSEKDLELRGPGDFFGRKQSGLPEFKVADMVHDYRALEVARDDAASLIQSDLFWKDPEFEPLRAYLSVAGILEGEKLD, encoded by the coding sequence GTGAAGACTCATAAAGAAGGGCTAACGATCCAGAACATAAAGGGGATTGGTGAAGAAACAGCTGTGGAACTGAATGCAATGGGGATATATTCTGTTCTGGATTTGTTAGAATATCTGCCTTACAGGTACGAAGATTACAGGCTTCGGGACTTAGAGGATGTAGCCCATGATGAGCGTGTCACAGTGGAAGGGAAGGTCCATTCTGAACCTGCATTAATGTATTATGGGAGAAAAAAATCACGTTTGACGTTAAGAATATTGGTCGGGAGGAATTTAGTTCAGGCCGTATTCTTTAATCAGCCGTATCTAAAGAAGAAAATAAACCTTCACGATACGGTGACGGTCACAGGGAAATGGGATAAGAATAGGCAAATCATTACGGTTCAGCATTTTCAGTCGGGGCCACATGGGAAACAGGGAGACTTTGAACCTGTTTATTCGTTGAAGGGCTCTATAAAAAACAACACACTAAGAAAATTCATTAAAAAGGGTTTTCAGGATTACAGTCATTTGGTAACGGAGAACCTGCCCCACCAGTTGATGGAGAAATATAAGCTGTCCAGTCGAAAAGATGCTCTCTTTCATCTCCACTTCCCAGATTCTACTGAAGACATGAAGCAGGCGAGAAGACGATTTGTGTATGAAGAGTTCTTGTTGTTTCAACTGAAAATGCAGGCGCTTAGGAAGTTTGAAAGAGAACATTCGTCTGGTCTACAACAGAATTATGATTTAAGTAAAATCAAAGAATTTATTGACTCTCTCCCGTTTCCGCTAACCGATGCACAAAAGCGGGTAGTGAATGAAATTTCGGCAGATATGAAGTCTCCTTACCGAATGAATCGGCTTTTGCAAGGGGATGTCGGATCGGGGAAAACAGTCGTATCGGCTATCGCACTCTATTCGAGTGTAACCGCAGGATTTCAAGGGGCTTTAATGGTTCCAACGGAAATCCTCGCAGAACAGCATGCAAATTCTCTGAGTGAATTATTGGAGCCGGTAGGCCTGTCTGTTGCCCTGTTAACAAGCTCCGTAAAAGGAAAAAGACGACGGCTTTTATTAGAAAAGTTAAAAGAAGGAGAAATAGATATCCTCATTGGAACACATGCACTTATCCAGGAGGATGTGCAATTTAAGTCTCTTGGACTCGTAGTAACCGATGAACAGCATCGTTTTGGGGTAAATCAAAGACGGGTTCTCAGGGAAAAAGGGGAAAGTCCTGATGTATTATTTATGACAGCGACTCCCATCCCAAGAACACTTGCTATTACGGTGTTTGGAGAGATGGATGTGAGTATAATCGACCAAATGCCAGCAGGAAGAAAGACGATTGAAACTTACTGGGCTAAAGCCGATATGCTAGCAAGGGTGCTTTCATTTATGGACAAGGAGTTGGATCAAGGCAGACAGGCCTATGTGATTTGTCCGCTGATTGAAGAGTCTGACAAACTGGATGTTCAAAATGCGATCGATGTCTACAATCAATTACTGCACTACTTTGAAGGACGATACAACGTCGGATTGATGCACGGAAGGCTTCACCCTGATGAGAAGGATGAAGTGATGAGGGAATTTAGTGCAAATCATCTCCAAGTACTCGTATCCACCACGGTTGTCGAGGTGGGCGTGAATGTTCCCAATGCCACATTTATGCTTATTTATGATGCTGAACGCTTTGGGTTGTCTCAGCTTCATCAGCTAAGAGGGAGAGTCGGACGTGGGGAACATCAGTCCTATTGCATTCTTCTTGCCGAACCGAAAACAGAGGTTGGAAAAGAGCGAATGAAGATCATGACCGAAACCAATGATGGATTTGTTCTGAGTGAAAAAGATCTGGAGCTGAGAGGCCCGGGGGATTTCTTTGGCAGAAAGCAGAGTGGGCTTCCTGAGTTTAAAGTGGCAGATATGGTGCATGACTATCGTGCGTTGGAAGTTGCAAGAGATGATGCTGCAAGCTTAATTCAATCCGATCTTTTCTGGAAGGATCCCGAGTTTGAACCTCTTCGGGCGTATCTGTCGGTTGCAGGGATATTAGAAGGTGAAAAGCTAGACTAG
- the fapR gene encoding transcription factor FapR, which produces MRLSKKERQGNLTDTIKENPFITDEELAERFRVSVQTIRLDRMELSIPELRERIKYVAEKSFEDEVKSLPIEEIIGEIIDIELDQSAISIFDVKREHVFVRNGIARGHHLFAQANSLAVAVINDDLALTAKSTIRFTRPVKEGERVVAKAKVIHMKDLKDRTTVEVQSLVGGELVFTGEFEMYRSKNSAKDEA; this is translated from the coding sequence TTGAGACTTTCAAAAAAAGAAAGACAGGGAAACCTTACAGACACGATAAAGGAAAATCCTTTTATAACAGATGAGGAATTAGCTGAACGTTTTCGGGTGAGCGTACAGACAATCCGGTTGGATCGTATGGAATTGTCTATACCGGAGCTTCGTGAACGGATTAAATATGTAGCAGAGAAATCGTTTGAAGACGAAGTGAAATCATTACCTATTGAAGAGATTATTGGAGAAATTATTGATATAGAATTAGATCAGAGTGCGATTTCCATTTTTGATGTGAAACGAGAGCATGTTTTCGTAAGAAATGGAATAGCGAGAGGGCATCATTTGTTCGCTCAAGCAAACTCTCTTGCGGTAGCAGTCATTAATGATGACTTAGCATTAACAGCTAAGTCAACAATCCGTTTTACCCGGCCTGTAAAGGAAGGGGAGCGTGTTGTCGCGAAAGCAAAAGTGATACATATGAAGGATCTAAAGGACCGAACAACGGTAGAAGTTCAAAGTTTAGTCGGTGGCGAGCTCGTTTTCACTGGTGAATTCGAAATGTATCGCTCTAAAAATTCTGCAAAGGATGAAGCGTAG
- the plsX gene encoding phosphate acyltransferase PlsX, producing the protein MKLAVDAMGGDHAPKEIVLGVKRALKEFNDIEVLLFGDENQIKQYITPVDRLTIVHTDEVIEGTDEPVRAVKRKKNASMVLMAQAVRNGEADACVSAGNTGALMTAGLFIVGRIDGIERPALAPTLPTLDGKGFLMLDLGANVDAKPEHLLQYAIMGSIYAEKVRGINNPRVGLLNIGTEDKKGNELTKKSFQLLKDAPIHFVGNVESRDLLEGPADVVVTDGFTGNMVLKTIEGTALSVFSMLKKTFTASTKNKLAAGLVKNDLRQMKDMLDYTEYGGAGLFGLKAPVIKAHGSSNEVALYNAMRQAREMVKHDVSNTIKDAINRSEEKYE; encoded by the coding sequence ATGAAGTTAGCCGTTGATGCAATGGGCGGAGATCATGCTCCTAAAGAAATTGTTCTTGGTGTAAAGAGGGCATTGAAGGAATTTAACGATATAGAAGTGCTTTTATTCGGAGATGAAAACCAAATCAAGCAGTACATCACACCCGTTGATCGTTTGACGATCGTTCATACGGATGAAGTGATAGAGGGGACAGATGAACCTGTTAGAGCCGTTAAACGCAAGAAGAATGCCTCTATGGTGCTGATGGCCCAAGCAGTCCGGAATGGGGAAGCTGATGCGTGTGTCTCTGCAGGAAACACGGGAGCCCTTATGACAGCCGGATTATTCATTGTAGGCAGAATTGATGGGATTGAACGCCCCGCTTTGGCACCAACCCTTCCGACATTGGATGGTAAAGGATTTCTCATGCTCGATTTAGGTGCAAATGTTGATGCCAAGCCTGAGCATCTCCTTCAATATGCCATCATGGGGAGCATTTATGCTGAGAAAGTAAGAGGAATCAACAATCCCCGTGTAGGCTTATTAAACATTGGGACCGAAGATAAAAAAGGGAATGAATTAACAAAGAAGTCTTTCCAACTTCTTAAGGACGCCCCTATTCATTTCGTGGGAAATGTAGAGTCCAGGGACTTACTTGAAGGCCCTGCGGATGTCGTAGTAACCGATGGTTTCACCGGGAATATGGTGTTGAAGACGATTGAAGGGACGGCTCTTTCTGTTTTCTCGATGCTCAAGAAGACCTTTACAGCCTCAACAAAAAATAAATTGGCTGCCGGGTTAGTGAAAAATGATTTAAGGCAGATGAAAGACATGCTTGATTATACAGAGTATGGAGGCGCGGGCTTATTTGGTCTAAAAGCACCGGTGATCAAAGCCCACGGCTCATCAAATGAAGTTGCTTTATATAACGCCATGAGACAAGCCAGAGAAATGGTGAAGCACGATGTCTCCAATACAATTAAAGATGCTATCAATAGGAGTGAAGAAAAGTATGAGTAA
- the fabD gene encoding ACP S-malonyltransferase has product MSKIAFIFPGQGSQSVGMGKELADQYPEVQEYFTKADKTLDTKLSTVIFEGPQEELTQTTNAQPALLTTSIAILDRLKAEGITADYTAGHSLGEYSALVAAGALGFEDAVYAVRKRGEFMEQAVPSGEGTMAAILGMEREPLKEVTDLVTNEGHPVGLANLNCPGQIVISGTVKGVELASEKAKEAGAKRVIPLQVSGPFHSRLMKPAADQFVSILDSITIEDAAVPVVANVTAKPVTDREEIKRLLIEQLYSPVQWEDTVEKLLELDVDTFIEVGPGKVLSGLVKKVNRRVKTYAVQDEASLEQTIQALKEEA; this is encoded by the coding sequence ATGAGTAAAATCGCGTTCATTTTTCCTGGACAAGGTTCCCAATCAGTCGGGATGGGAAAAGAATTGGCTGATCAATATCCTGAAGTACAGGAGTATTTCACTAAAGCGGACAAAACATTAGATACAAAGCTATCAACGGTTATATTCGAAGGACCCCAAGAGGAGCTTACCCAAACGACGAATGCCCAGCCTGCTTTATTAACGACGAGCATCGCGATTCTTGACCGTTTAAAGGCAGAAGGCATCACAGCAGATTATACGGCCGGACATAGCTTAGGTGAATATTCCGCCCTGGTAGCTGCCGGAGCCCTGGGCTTTGAAGATGCTGTGTATGCGGTTCGTAAAAGAGGGGAATTCATGGAACAAGCAGTTCCAAGTGGAGAAGGCACGATGGCTGCTATTCTTGGCATGGAAAGAGAGCCGCTAAAGGAAGTTACCGATCTTGTAACAAATGAGGGACATCCAGTGGGGCTGGCAAACTTAAATTGTCCTGGTCAAATTGTGATTTCAGGTACGGTGAAAGGAGTGGAGCTTGCTTCAGAGAAAGCGAAAGAAGCTGGAGCAAAGAGAGTCATTCCACTTCAAGTGAGTGGACCATTCCATTCTCGATTAATGAAACCTGCTGCCGACCAGTTTGTCTCAATTCTAGATTCGATCACGATTGAAGATGCAGCTGTACCGGTTGTTGCGAATGTGACGGCCAAACCTGTGACGGATCGTGAAGAAATCAAACGTTTATTAATTGAACAATTATACTCTCCTGTTCAATGGGAAGATACTGTTGAGAAGCTGCTTGAATTAGATGTGGATACGTTTATCGAAGTTGGACCCGGAAAAGTCCTTTCAGGTTTAGTGAAAAAAGTCAATAGACGAGTGAAAACGTATGCTGTTCAAGATGAAGCATCTTTAGAACAAACCATTCAAGCGTTAAAGGAGGAAGCTTAA